One part of the Rutidosis leptorrhynchoides isolate AG116_Rl617_1_P2 chromosome 1, CSIRO_AGI_Rlap_v1, whole genome shotgun sequence genome encodes these proteins:
- the LOC139840812 gene encoding uncharacterized protein — MDGFESAMLKQRSKQESLDAQTIKKNPKLLTQLKIEKHALKIYTHAIFTIVQKEIYEALYSCLLDKMDKEEETEIYVVKEEKEKTKEGLNEEKQFFHYKNKKIEEIPEKYIMRRWRRDIIPPELRSRRNRYGNENIVVQDSVNEITSVVYDCVELVGSDEKMLKVVLKKLKLLKKEVEAQVPKLSKKKDDIIGNMIGVSKPSTIEIQNPPVGNYKGCANDKRLMSEKEKAIKESKKRKFTCGKCGRDDHNQRTCDKKKRKQKNKQKLQKSEVTTKLFNDFFIFLFSFVQL; from the exons ATGGACGGCTTTGAATCTGCAATGTTAAAACAGAGGTCAAAGCAAGAATCTTTGGATGCACAGACAATCAAGAAAAATCCAAAATTGTTAACTCAGCTGAAAATTGAAAAGCATGCATTAAAGATTTACACACATGCTATTTTTACAATCGTTCAAAAAGAGATTTATGAAGCATTGTATAGCTGTTTATTGGATAAAATGGACAAGGAGGAAGAAACGGAAATCTATGTTGTTAAAGAGGAAAAAGAGAAGACAAAAGAGGGTTTGAATGAAGAAAAACAATTCTTCCATTACAAG AACAAGAAAATAGAAGAAATCCCTGAAAAATACATAATGAGACGTTGGAGAAGGGACATAATACCACCCGAGTTAAGATCAAGGAGAAATAGATATGGCAATGAAAACATAGTTGTACAAGATTCTGTTAATGAAATTACCTCAGTTGTTTATGATTGTGTGGAACTTGTAGGCAGTGATGAAAAGATGCTAAAAGTGGTTCTTAAAAAACTTAAATTGTTGAAGAAAGAAGTTGAAGCTCAAGTGCCAAAACTGTCAAAGAAGAAAGATGATATAATTGGAAACATGATTGGAGTTTCAAAGCCTAGTACAATAGAAATACAAAACCCACCTGTTGGGAATTACAAAGGATGTGCAAATGATAAGCGTCTAATGAGTGAAAAAGAGAAAGCAATAAAGGAAAGCAAAAAGAGAAAGTTTACTTGTGGTAAATGTGGACGTGACGATCACAATCAGAGGACCTGTGACAAAAAAAAAAGAAAGCAAAAGAACAAGCAAAAACTTCAGAAATCTGAAGTTACTACTAAATTATTTaacgatttttttatttttttattctctTTCGTACAATTGTGA
- the LOC139840821 gene encoding protein FAR1-RELATED SEQUENCE 5-like, which yields MEEEYEAMEPENEPIEVEYEISDEEIIDNATDMNECIDTPIVGTTRKKETPGGSFYYAPIVDESLLPVVGKNYGTLEECEKMYRLYAFHACFDIRKSTQKTTKSGLVKQKYYLCNRGGVPMQVNFDTLQSSKKPIRKTNMECTGCRARVKFDWVYGTNTFILSDFQEHHNHEFLPQEYRHLSKAERQMKYAEQLFVYHSSVSNIGPTKAYEVYSNMKGSEKNVHGTVTDFRNWRRDLNVFINGSDSQMLVNKMEEPKKYVPGFSFEYKLEKSQLHSTFWADEVAKCNYKEFSDIISFDATYRMNRYNMKFVPFTGIDNHHRCVTVAAGLIRDETAASYTWLLTCFMKTFGKEPNMIVTDQDKSMAISIKAVFKTAKHRLCMWHIMRKVPSKIQEAIPTIEDEVEKDFKNRLNKLVWNMYIEPNVFEER from the exons ATGGAAGAAGAATACGAAGCAATGGAGCCAGAAAACGAACCAATTGAAGTTGAATACGAGATCAGTGATGAAGAAATTATAGATAACGCTACAG ATATGAATGAGT gTATAGATACACCAATAGTAGGTACAACACGTAAAAAAGAAACACCAGGTGGTTCATTCTATTATGCACCAATCGTTGATGAGAGTTTACTACCAGTAGTTGGAAAAAATTATGGAACACTTGAAGAGTGTGAAAAAATGTATAGGTTATACGCGTTTCATGCATGTTTTGACatacgaaagtcaactcaaaagactACAAAATCTGGGTTGGTGAAGCAGAAATATTACTTGTGCAATAGAGGTGGTGTGCCAATGCAAGTGAACTTTGACACATTGCAAAGTAGTAAAAAGCCAATTAGGAAAACCAACATGGAATGCACCGGATGTAGGGCTAGGGTTAAATTCGATTGGGTGTATGGAACTAATACGTTTATACTGTCCGACTTTCAAGAACACCATAATCATGAGTTTCTACCCCAAGAGTACCGACATTTAAGTAAAGCGGAAAGACAGATGAAGTATGCAGAGCAGTTGTTTGTATACCATTCGTCAGTGTCAAATATTGGTCCAACAAAAGCATACGAAGTTTATAGCAATATGAAAGGGTCTGAGAAAAATGTGCATGGGACTGTAACTGATTTCAGAAACTGGAGACGAGATTTGAATGTTTTTATCAATGGAAGTGATTCTCAAATGCTTGTTAACAAAATGGAAGAACCAAAGAAATATGTTCCTGGTTTTTCATTTGAGTACAAGCTTGAAAAAAGTCAACTACATTCAACTTTCTGGGCCGATGAAGTTGCAAAATGCAACTACAAGGAGTTTAGTGACATAATATCATTTGATGCAACGTATAGAATGAACAG GTACAACATGAAATTTGTACCATTTACTGGCATAGATAACCACCATAGGTGTGTCACTGTTGCTGCGGGATTGATCAGGGATGAAACAGCCGCGAGTTACACATGGCTTCTTACATGTTTCATGAAGACATTCGGGAAAGAGCCAAACATGATAGTGACAGATCAGGATAAATCAATGGCGATATCGATAAAAGCAGTTTTTAAGACGGCAAAACATAGACTATGCATGTGGCACATTATGCGAAAGGTGCCATCAAAG ATTCAAGAAGCAATTCCTACTATTGAAGATGAAGTAGAAAAAGACTTCAAGAATAGACTTAATAAGCTTGTTTGGAATATGTATATCGAACCAAATGTTTTTGAAGAAAGATGA